Genomic window (Verrucomicrobiota bacterium):
GTTGGCCCGGACCGCCAGGAGTTCCCCGCGGTTGAAGCCGGTGGCGAGGAGCGCGCGGCCTTTGTGGAAAAGCGGGCGGGGCGCCGCGGACCAATCGTTGTATTCCACACGCCAGAGTTCGCGTCCGGTTGCCGGCTCGTAACCATACGCAGCCTTGGCGCCAGCGCTGAACATCCGGGGTTTCCCGTCCACGTTCACGATGAGCGGCGTGCTGTGCGCCTTGCGCCAATCGCCATCCCGCACCATGGGACGATCGATATGTTCGTCGTTCCACTTCACCGAGCGATCCGTTTTCCAAACTGTGCGCCCGGTTTTCTTGTCGAGCGCGGCGTGATACTGCACGTCCACGCCGTCGAAGGTGAGAATCACGAGATTCTCGAAAAGGACCGGAGAAGACGAGGCGCCCCGGTAATGGCGGCAGAGCAAGTCGTCCCGTTTCCAGAGGAGCTTGAATGAGGCCGTGTCCAGACACGCCGTCCCGAATTTGCCGAAGTGAACATAGACTCGCCCCGGCTCGATCACAGCCGAAGGCGTGGCGTAGCTGTTGACGCCGGCGCCGTTGCCAAGGGGTTCAGGAGCGTCGCTATGGAACACTTTCTCATTGTGCAGAATCTTCCCGGTGGCGGCATCGACACAGATGACGAAAAAGTCATGGCCATCCTCCGTCGCGGTCGTGAGCCAGACCTGGCCTCCCATTACGATTGGCGTGGATAAACCCAGTTGCGGAATCTCCGTTTTCCATTTCACGCTTTTGGTTTCGCTCCAATGCAGCGGAAGGCCGGCGAGTTTGGTGTCTCCCGGCGCCGCAGCATGGCCATTGCCCCACGGACCACGAAACTCCGGCCAGTGACCGGTCCCAGCCGTCAATATCCCGCATGTCGAAGCCAGAAGAAGCAGCGCCCATATGGAATTCGCGCGGTTGAGTCGAGCGGGCAGGTGTCTTGAGATACGGAGTGTTGGGAAATTCATGGGGCAAAGCGTGGCTTGTCCGGTGTCGTCTGTCAATCAGGCCGACCCTCAGCGGCGATTGTCGAAAAAAAAGAAGCGGACTTTCATCCGGCCTCTTGGCGTTCAATTCAGGTCGTCAGCTCTTGATCCGGCCGAAGAGCATCGGAGCGTTCGCCGCCGGTGTGAATTTGTACGGGCTGGCCGCACCAGGAACATCCGTCCACAGGCCGTTTACACTCGGCGCCGCCTGCAGAGTCCCACCGCCAGTCCATTCAAGGGTGATACTGCCGTCAGCGTTCTGGTGGTTTGGGTGAACGGCGCAGGTTTGGCCGGGTGCGTGGAATCCACGATATTAATCTGCGTCTGGTCTGCCGTCGTCGCGCCGTTGGCATCCTGGAAGCCGAAGGCATCCTCGCTGGAGGATTCCCAGACCATCGCGGGAATGGCCAGGTCTCGAAACTTCCCTTCAGAATCAAATCCTTGCAGCTTAAATCCGGCCAAAGGTGGACGAGTCTGCACCGCGTGAACTGACGGTGCGTCCACGACTTGGCGGTGAAGCGTAGCGCAGATTTTCAATCTGCCGTATCGCCGACTTGT
Coding sequences:
- a CDS encoding quinonprotein alcohol dehydrogenase produces the protein MNFPTLRISRHLPARLNRANSIWALLLLASTCGILTAGTGHWPEFRGPWGNGHAAAPGDTKLAGLPLHWSETKSVKWKTEIPQLGLSTPIVMGGQVWLTTATEDGHDFFVICVDAATGKILHNEKVFHSDAPEPLGNGAGVNSYATPSAVIEPGRVYVHFGKFGTACLDTASFKLLWKRDDLLCRHYRGASSSPVLFENLVILTFDGVDVQYHAALDKKTGRTVWKTDRSVKWNDEHIDRPMVRDGDWRKAHSTPLIVNVDGKPRMFSAGAKAAYGYEPATGRELWRVEYNDWSAAPRPLFHKGRALLATGFNRGELLAVRANGESKVTGMHLDWSINTRVPKYASPIIVDDLLYLPADESFISCVEADTGKNVWTERVGGKFRASPVYADGRLYFCSLEGVTTVLKPGRSFEVLATNTLEDKSTRTGSKRPPGFMASPAVAGKALFLRSRDHLYRIETEAVSGH